Below is a genomic region from Henckelia pumila isolate YLH828 chromosome 3, ASM3356847v2, whole genome shotgun sequence.
TGAGGCTACTGGGCTGCCTTAATACGGCCCTACCACTCCGGGGCATTCGTGGCCCTGCCCCCTGGCTTACCGGGGCATCACTACTCATcccaaaaatagtcgggctagagtctACTCGCTGTTCTGACTTACAGTTCCGCCACCCTTGCTTTAATACAACCCTGTAATCCCTGACTCTTTATGTCCCTGCTCCCCGGGGCATTCGTGGCTCTGCTCCCATGTCTTGCCGGGGCATCACTACTCATcccaaaaatagtcgggctagagtctTACTCGCTGTCCTGACTTACAGTCCTGCCCCTGGCTGTTCAAAGCCTTGCTACCCCGGCCTTCTGGGGGTATCGTCCAGTAATGTCCAAAAATTCTAGGGCTGACGTTAACCCTAGAATTTGAAAAGACGGGCAGGTGTCATAGGACGTTACCTGTCCTTTCGACTGCCCGCGTCATCATTACGCTGCCCGGTTCAACTTCCCAAGATCACCCTTGCCCTTCGATCATCTTTTCATCTACGGCCAGCATTAAAGCTCAGGCGACTCCGCGTAGCAAGCTTGCTTTCTTCTGTAAGTTTTCTGTCTATCTTACCTTAAAGTTTCCTTGTCCTTTGAACATGTCAAATTCCACATCTTCAACCTCCGGTGGCCACGTTCGTGGCTCCTCTGATATAGAATCCGAGGCCTTACGCCACGATTCTCCCCCTCCTGTCACCTCCCGTGTCCAATCCACAGTAGCTCCCTCCTCATCTCGTTCGAAGAAGGCTAAAATCGGGCCTTCTAAGGACAAGGGTAAGGCTAAAATATCCGACTCTGGGCCTCTCCTTCCTTTGCCCAAACCAAACCCCGAAGGTCCCTGGTTCTCCCACTTTACCAGTACCCTCCGCCCAGAATCCATAGAGGAACTTAGGCTTATGGGTATCATTCCTCCTGCGTACTCTATTCTCATTCCGGGGCCCCTAGGCCGGGCTGACCAGCCGCCCGAGGGGTTCTATACCTTCTTCAGGGAACAACTCAGGAATGGGCTTCGTTTTCCTATTCATCCCTTTTATTACAAAATTGCTTCTTTTTACAAGGTTCCCTTGAACCAATTTCATCCCAATGCCTTCCGTATGATTGCTGCCACTTAACGTTCTTTTCAAAGCGAACAACTTAGCCATCACCCCTCTCATCTTTCACTACTATTATGCCTGCCGTTTCACGGAGATGGCTTTCTCTTTGAATGCCCGGCAGAATGCCCGGTTTCTAGATGATACCCCTTTCTCGTGGAAGGGATGGAAAGAAAGATTCTTTTATATTCAACTCCCTGGTGCCCGAACCAGACCTACCCAATTCTTGACGGCCCTTCCTCTTCAACCCGAGCACCCTAAAAATTATAAGTTGGAGGAACCCTACCTCCGAATCCAAGAGCTAGTGGAAAACCAGAAGTTTTCTTCAGCCCCTCTCCTGCAGGAAAAAAGTTTGAATGATTACGGGCTGGGTGCCCGGTAACTGATCCGGTTGACCGGATTATTGATGAATATGATGAGTCGGCCCCAGTCCCTGGTATGCTTTACTGTTACCATGTATTTGCTTCTCTTACATGCTGTTTCTAATGTATCGATTTTTTATCATTTTTGCGCAGCATCCCTAGCCCCGCCTAAGAAGAAAAAATCTCGACTGATAAAGCAGGCCTTTGCTCAGAAACGGGCAGCCGAGAAGGCAGCTGCCCGGGAAAAGGAAGAAGCCAGGGCTGCAGAGGCAGCTAGAAAGACCCGAGTCCTTCAACTAGCGGAGGAACGCAGGGCTCAACAAGCCATAGGTGAGGAGGCTGCCACTGCAGTGGTCACCCCCGAGGTCTCCGCTCCTTCACCTTCTGCTGTTCCTGTGAAGACCGTAATTTTCCTTAAGGTTAACATTTTTAATTTActaattattttgtttattaatgTATTTGTGATAATTAGTATTAGATATTGTTGgagatataattataatattgggTATcctgttaaatatattattaagatAGGTGATCAAGATCTAGGTGTGATCAAATCTTGGGAGATAGATTTGTTTTCAAACTTTGAAAGTCTTAATCCTActttatcattattatttttttttgtacctATAAATACAGACTCAACACGTTCAGAAATTTGTCAAATCTTTCTCTCTGTTTTCGGCACTAGAGCCTACTTTTTCCTCAATATTATTTTCGTTAGATAGCCTGCACCTTTGACCCATATTTTCATCCAATCATTTAGCCCTTTTCTTTGCTTTTCTCGAAGCCTTCATAGTCAAAAGGAAAAAGTGTTGTACAAACTCACGTGGGAGGATTAGAAATTGGGAAGGAAAAAGGTTAGTGTTTCATTTTGTGTCAGAGGGTTTTCCAATAGCAATTTAAAATTTGGGTCATTCTTCTTACACCTTCACGTGGCTTTCAAAGGAATTGTTGGGAATTTGGTGGTAGAGTGCATCCAATCAAATCGGCTTATCTCGAGAGTTTGCTTCGGATTTATTTTCGGTTCAAGCTTTGTCCAATTCAAGCATTTGATTCCGTACAAGTTATTCTGTAAGTAGGCTTACgttttaaaataatatgtatGCTTTAAAATTTCGATAGTTTATGTTAATCGTTGGAAGttgttatttaatattgttcatGATGGTGTTTCTTTCGaaatatgttttgacactgttaGGACTCAAATTATAAGTGGAAAGGGAATTtccgaaccatgttatgttatggctctgatacggtgggtataataaccgttctatgacctcaccccttagagggattacatataggggactgatcagttagccacgagtaatgagaggaatttcagtgtcttgtcaaaaattatgttatgtcatgtacaatatgttatgatattgtttatgctaTGCTATGTCGAGACATGATATAAAATGTTtatgatttgaatttatttatgagttttgatataaatttatatatgtatatattttggtatgaacgatcggcccccacttgctgagtgttttccaaaacactcaccccttacttttccctcccagattatgaagatgatgatgtagAAGTTCGTGAgcaagatatgttttggggatggtgattGATGACCAATAAAACTAAATGTCGTTATGtttatttttgggatttttaatattaatgttttattattaagtttttagacgcttccgcattggttttgttattgttggatttatcgagttgtaaagacaatgttttgaagtttatttatgataatagactggtttggtttaaactgtactacgaggctggttgttttataatttgtgtgaatttgaaacaacgccggtggcacgtctcggtcttggggcgtgacattttagtggtatcagagccgccaGGTTCATAAATCCGGATGGGATTCCGTACCGAAAAATTTGACGTTGTCGAATTTTGACCAAATCTCTACGTATCCTGACCCGAAACGATCTTCTGAGTTAAACTCATACTAAGTATGACTAATGACGCTTTTAGCCCGAATTCAATCGTTTAAGCCTCCGAAATTGCGTTTTTGCCGTTTTAGGAAAGTTTTCGGACGCTTATAACTTCACCTAGAAAATTCGAAATCCCATTCCGCGAATTGTCTCACGACACCCTCGACTTGTAGTTTTTGGCCATAaagaaatctcaaaattttccatttttggaaatattgCCCGAAAATCTTGTTCTATATAAATTCTGCCTGAAATTTCATCAATTTGAATTCTAACTTGAACCTATCCCTCTTTATTCTAGGAAGATGGCTCGCACCAAAGTCACGGCTCGCAAAAACGTTGTTCGAAGCAAGGAGCAAGTTATCGAGTCATTGAGGACTTCACTATATGTGGAGCAATACGAGAAGGAGGAGATGATGGAAGACATGAAGAAGCTAAAGGCGAACAAGAGTGAGATGGAGGAGCATCGGGACCACCTCGAAGCCGACGTCGAAAGACTCGCATATTATCTTGATAAGGAAGAGAAAGAACATGAGGAGAcgaaaaagaagttggagtcgtCCCTAGCTACCATCACTTTACTCGAAGACCTAAGCAACCAAAGAATGATGGAAACGTTAGAACTCCAACACCAAGTGCAAGAGTTGCAAAACTCGGTGCAAGCTCGTGATGAATTTAACGCAGCCCTGCTCGAGCATATCAATCACCTACAACAAGTAGACATGGTGGCAGAAGAGAACCCCGAAGATGTTCCGGCAGAAGATGAAGCCTCGGGCGATGGAGAAATCATAGATTAGGCTTTCATCTAGCTTAGTCCTTTTATTCAGCATTGTTTTTGTTTGATTCAGCATGATACCTTAATGTTTTGAGACTTGGTTTATTTTGCTTCACTTATCTTCGTGACATTTTgggaatcaataaaataaattttattcttgGGATTATTTATTGATTCATTTATTCTGCTATTACCCTTCTTTTTAAGTATCATGTTTCGACAAACTCTTAGAACTCCCTTACTGTAGGAAATGGCCGGAAGACACCcaagaacatgcaacaacaatcgTGGAGATGATGCGAATCCACCTCCAGGAATCAATCTGAGCCGAGAAGACCTTGCGGCTATCGCAGCAATAGTAGCAACGACCCTCCAAGGGATGGGAAATACCAATGGCAACGGTAATCCGCCACCTCCCCCACCTGCTCAGAACGGAGTAAAATTCCATTATGAATCGCTCCGTAAGAACCGAACTGAAATGTTTAAGGGAGATGCTGACTCAGAGGTGGGAAGGAATTGGATGAAGAAAATGGAGGACCAATTACGTTTACTTGAAGTCCCTGAAGCACTTAAAGTGGAGGTAACAATCCCTTTTCTGGAGGATAAAGCAAGGAAATGGTGGGAAGCTGTCTCGCCTGCTATGTTAGCTGCTGGAGCAATCACATGGCAACAGTTTCGCACTGCGTTCTTGAAGCAGTATTTTCCAGCTGAGGTTCGAATTCAAAAGCTAAGTGAATTTGAAAATATCATACAAACTTCAGATATGACAGTGGTGGAGTACACTTCTAAGTTTAATGAGCTCGGATCTTATGCCCCTACCATTATGGGAGATGATGAACTGAAACTGCACCGTTTCAAAAAGGGATTGAATAGCCGAATCCAGTCGGCATTAGCAGTTTTTCAACCTGCCAACTTTGCAGACTTGATGGGAGCAGCTATCCGAGCTGAATCGGATATCAAACGTCGGGAAGACGACTTCAAGAGCAAACGACCTCTGTCTGGTCAATCTTCTGCTATCGGGCCAACACCCAAGCGCCCGAACCAATCTGGTGGATCGTTCAAGGGAACTGCCCCTGCGCCTAATCGACCAATGATCAAACCATGCCCTACCTGTAATTTCCGACACGAAGGGGAGTGTCGTCGGAAGACTGGcgcttgttttaactgtggcaaatTGGGACACCGAATGTCTGATTGTCCTGATCCTGTGAAGCCAAGGACCGGGCCAAATGGTAGTGCTACACAGGCCCAACCTAAAGAGACAAAGCCCAACGCTCGTGTGTTTGCTATCACACAAGAAGAGGCAGATGAGGCGAATGAAGTCGTGGCAGGTACCATTTTAATCAATACTAagcctgcatatgttttatttgattgTGGTGCCACTCATTCGTTTTTATCTAAGAGATTTGCTAAAAAGATAGGGCTTATCTCTGAGGAACTAACTGAACCGCTGAGAGTAGCAACCCCTACTAACAAGATAATTGAGACACTCAAGATACATAGAAAATGTAAAGTGTGTGTCTGTGAACAAATCTTTGATGCTGATTTGGTTGAACTCAACATGGTAGAATTTGATGTCATccttgggatggattggttaTCTAGACATCATGCAGTGGTTAACTGTCGGGATAAGAATGTTAAACTTCGAACCACAAACCTCGAAGAAATTATATT
It encodes:
- the LOC140886932 gene encoding uncharacterized protein; the protein is MARTKVTARKNVVRSKEQVIESLRTSLYVEQYEKEEMMEDMKKLKANKSEMEEHRDHLEADVERLAYYLDKEEKEHEETKKKLESSLATITLLEDLSNQRMMETLELQHQVQELQNSVQARDEFNAALLEHINHLQQVDMVAEENPEDVPAEDEASGDGEIID